Proteins encoded by one window of Shewanella avicenniae:
- a CDS encoding TatD family hydrolase: MQLTDSHAHLDLAEFAADRAELWQQMQQQGISRLILPGIAPEQWPSMQAIAAQYQWQYALGIHPWYLPDDQTAAIAQLNQQLQQAQGDPLLIAVGECGLDKLRAKRMQHSDEHNWHRQLSLFTAQLALAQQFSLPLIVHAVQCHGDMLQILQQERLRRGGVIHGFSGSIEVALQYWQLGFRVGIGGLVLNPEAKKLRDAVAQLPVAAILLETDSPDMAPKCLDGARNTPLTLTAVVAEVAKLTNLSVVQLAEQLELNRVQLFEC, encoded by the coding sequence ATGCAACTGACCGATAGCCACGCTCACCTTGATCTCGCCGAGTTTGCGGCGGATCGTGCTGAACTCTGGCAGCAGATGCAGCAACAGGGGATTTCACGGCTAATTTTGCCTGGGATTGCGCCTGAGCAATGGCCATCCATGCAGGCCATTGCTGCACAGTATCAATGGCAATACGCCTTGGGCATACATCCTTGGTATCTACCAGATGATCAAACTGCCGCAATTGCACAACTCAACCAACAGTTGCAGCAAGCTCAAGGTGACCCGTTATTAATTGCGGTTGGCGAGTGTGGATTAGATAAACTGCGTGCCAAACGAATGCAGCACAGCGATGAGCACAACTGGCATCGGCAGCTGAGTTTATTCACCGCGCAGCTGGCGTTAGCGCAACAATTCTCGTTACCGTTAATTGTGCATGCGGTGCAATGCCACGGTGATATGCTGCAAATACTGCAACAGGAAAGGCTTAGGCGTGGCGGCGTGATTCACGGCTTCAGTGGCAGTATTGAAGTGGCGTTGCAATATTGGCAGCTGGGTTTTCGCGTTGGCATCGGCGGTTTAGTGTTAAATCCCGAGGCAAAAAAGTTGCGTGATGCGGTCGCGCAACTGCCAGTAGCCGCAATATTGCTTGAAACTGACTCGCCAGATATGGCGCCTAAATGTCTCGATGGCGCGCGCAATACCCCGCTGACGCTGACGGCGGTGGTGGCCGAGGTCGCCAAATTAACAAATTTATCGGTTGTTCAGTTAGCAGAACAACTAGAACTCAATCGAGTTCAATTATTTGAGTGCTAA
- the deoA gene encoding thymidine phosphorylase, producing MFLAQEIIRKKRNGEVLSHAEIGFLVNGVTDGSLSDGQIAAFAMATYFQGMTMDERVALTCAMRDSGDVLSWDNCGFDGPVLDKHSTGGVGDVTSLMLGPLVAACGGYVPMISGRGLGHTGGTLDKLDAIPGYQTSVSSAQFAKVVREAGVAIVGQTASLVPADKRFYAIRDNTATVESMGLITASILSKKLACSLDALVMDVKVGSGAFMPTFEDSKALAESIVTVANGAGTRTAALLTDMNQLLASAAGNALEVSEAVCFLRGENRNQRLHEVTMALAAELLLQGKLVDSIDAAQQKLQHALASGAAAERFGRMVHGLGGPADFVDHYSRYLATAEVIKPVYAAQVGIVQQMDTRAIGMAVVALGGGRCQSGDALDYRVGLSHVSQLGDCVDADTPLAVIHAKSATDYAVAATAIQQAIQIGDIAPASLPQIYQTIRSEGN from the coding sequence ATGTTTTTAGCGCAAGAGATTATCCGCAAGAAGCGTAACGGCGAGGTACTAAGTCATGCCGAGATTGGCTTCTTGGTGAATGGTGTTACCGACGGCAGTCTCAGCGATGGCCAAATCGCCGCGTTTGCTATGGCCACCTATTTCCAAGGCATGACGATGGATGAGCGGGTTGCGCTCACCTGTGCCATGCGCGATTCGGGCGATGTGCTCAGCTGGGACAACTGTGGTTTTGATGGCCCAGTGCTGGATAAACACAGCACCGGCGGCGTGGGTGATGTCACCAGTTTAATGCTCGGCCCTTTAGTAGCTGCCTGCGGCGGTTATGTGCCGATGATTTCTGGCCGTGGTCTTGGCCATACCGGCGGTACACTGGATAAACTCGACGCGATTCCCGGTTATCAAACCAGTGTTAGCAGCGCCCAATTTGCCAAGGTTGTGCGCGAAGCCGGTGTGGCGATTGTGGGGCAGACTGCGTCCTTGGTGCCTGCGGATAAACGCTTTTACGCGATTCGCGATAACACCGCCACTGTAGAATCTATGGGGCTAATTACCGCCTCAATTTTATCAAAAAAACTTGCCTGTAGCCTCGATGCGCTGGTGATGGACGTCAAAGTCGGCTCGGGTGCGTTTATGCCGACTTTTGAAGACTCCAAAGCCCTTGCGGAATCGATCGTGACTGTTGCTAATGGCGCAGGTACTCGTACAGCCGCACTACTCACCGACATGAACCAACTGCTGGCCTCTGCTGCGGGGAATGCCCTGGAAGTAAGCGAAGCCGTGTGTTTTTTACGGGGTGAAAACCGTAATCAACGTTTGCATGAAGTCACCATGGCGCTCGCCGCCGAGCTGTTACTGCAAGGAAAGCTGGTTGACTCGATTGATGCGGCACAGCAAAAGCTGCAACATGCACTCGCCTCGGGGGCTGCGGCAGAACGCTTTGGCCGTATGGTGCATGGATTGGGCGGTCCTGCTGATTTTGTGGATCACTATTCGCGTTATTTGGCTACTGCTGAGGTGATTAAGCCAGTCTATGCCGCGCAGGTGGGCATAGTGCAGCAAATGGATACTCGCGCGATAGGTATGGCTGTGGTCGCACTGGGTGGTGGCCGTTGCCAAAGTGGCGATGCACTGGATTATCGGGTCGGTTTGAGTCATGTCAGCCAGCTGGGTGATTGCGTCGATGCCGATACACCACTTGCCGTGATTCACGCTAAATCAGCAACCGATTATGCTGTGGCGGCAACTGCCATCCAGCAGGCGATCCAGATTGGTGATATTGCACCAGCGTCATTACCTCAGATTTACCAAACGATTCGCTCAGAAGGGAACTAA
- the pnp gene encoding polyribonucleotide nucleotidyltransferase, translated as MNPIVKSFEYGQHTVTLETGVIARQADAAVMASMGDTTVLVTVVGKKDADPGRDFFPLTVNYQEKTYAAGKIPGGFFKREGRPSEDETLIARLIDRPIRPLFPDGFTNEVQVIVTVVSVDPQIEPDIVAMIGTSAALAISGIPFNGPLGAARVGYVNGEYILNPGAEALVNSQLDLVVAGTQAAVLMVESEAKVLAEEVMLGAVVYGHDQQQVVINAINEFKAEAGKPAWNWTAPAKNETLAEKVKAAAEAGLTEAYQITAKQERYAAVADVKKAAIEQLLAADPELDTQEADNLLGSLEKAVVRSRIIKGMPRIDGREPDMIRALSVMAGVLPRTHGSALFTRGETQALVTCTLGTERDAQKIDSIMGERTNRFMLHYNFPPYSVGETGMVGSPKRREIGHGKLAWRGVNAVMPSAEEFPYSVRVVSEITESNGSSSMASVCGTSLALMDAGVPIKTSVAGIAMGLVKEGDDFVVLSDILGDEDHLGDMDFKVAGTRDGVTALQMDIKIEGITKEIMEIALRQAYGARVHILNVMDQAINTARSEISEHAPRITTIKINPEKIRDVIGKGGATIRALTEETGTTIELEDDGTVKIASSNGEATKEAIRRIEEITAEVEVGRVYKGKVIRIVDFGAFVNILPGKDGLVHISQISDERVANVSDHLELNQEVEVKVMEVDRQGRVRLSIKEAKPAGAAE; from the coding sequence GTGAATCCAATAGTTAAGAGTTTTGAGTATGGTCAGCATACTGTCACCCTGGAAACAGGTGTTATCGCACGTCAAGCCGATGCAGCCGTTATGGCCAGCATGGGCGACACCACAGTTTTGGTAACGGTTGTCGGTAAAAAAGATGCAGATCCTGGCCGTGACTTCTTCCCTCTTACAGTGAATTATCAGGAAAAAACTTACGCAGCGGGTAAGATTCCGGGTGGTTTCTTTAAGCGAGAAGGACGTCCATCAGAAGATGAAACTTTGATCGCCCGCCTTATCGACCGTCCTATCCGTCCACTTTTCCCTGATGGTTTCACCAACGAAGTTCAGGTTATCGTGACTGTAGTTTCGGTTGATCCACAGATTGAGCCAGACATTGTTGCAATGATTGGTACATCTGCTGCGTTGGCTATTTCTGGTATTCCATTTAACGGTCCTCTGGGCGCTGCCCGTGTAGGTTACGTGAATGGTGAATACATCCTCAACCCAGGTGCAGAAGCGCTGGTCAACAGCCAACTGGATTTGGTGGTTGCGGGTACTCAAGCTGCGGTTCTGATGGTTGAATCAGAAGCAAAAGTACTGGCAGAAGAAGTGATGTTGGGTGCTGTTGTTTATGGTCACGATCAACAACAAGTTGTGATCAACGCGATTAACGAGTTCAAAGCCGAAGCCGGTAAACCAGCTTGGAATTGGACTGCACCAGCGAAAAACGAAACCTTGGCTGAAAAAGTGAAAGCCGCTGCTGAAGCTGGTTTGACTGAAGCATACCAAATCACTGCTAAGCAAGAGCGCTATGCTGCTGTTGCTGATGTGAAGAAAGCTGCCATCGAGCAACTGTTGGCTGCAGATCCAGAACTGGATACGCAAGAAGCTGACAACCTGCTGGGTAGCTTGGAAAAAGCAGTTGTACGTAGCCGTATCATCAAAGGTATGCCACGTATCGACGGTCGTGAACCTGATATGATACGTGCGCTGAGCGTGATGGCGGGCGTATTGCCACGTACTCACGGTAGTGCATTGTTCACTCGTGGTGAAACCCAAGCACTGGTAACCTGTACGCTGGGTACTGAGCGTGATGCGCAAAAAATCGACTCTATCATGGGCGAGCGCACCAACCGCTTTATGCTGCACTACAACTTCCCTCCATATTCAGTAGGTGAAACCGGCATGGTTGGTTCACCAAAACGTCGTGAAATCGGTCACGGCAAACTGGCATGGCGTGGTGTGAATGCAGTAATGCCTTCTGCTGAAGAGTTCCCATACTCAGTACGTGTGGTATCAGAAATCACTGAATCTAACGGTTCAAGCTCTATGGCTTCTGTATGTGGTACTTCACTGGCACTGATGGATGCGGGTGTACCTATCAAGACTTCTGTTGCGGGTATCGCAATGGGCTTGGTGAAAGAAGGTGATGACTTTGTAGTACTGTCTGACATTCTGGGTGATGAAGATCACCTGGGCGACATGGACTTCAAAGTAGCCGGTACTCGCGATGGTGTGACTGCACTGCAGATGGACATCAAGATCGAAGGTATCACCAAAGAGATCATGGAGATTGCACTGCGCCAAGCTTATGGTGCCCGTGTCCATATCCTGAACGTGATGGATCAAGCGATCAACACTGCGCGTTCTGAAATCTCTGAACATGCTCCACGTATCACTACTATCAAGATCAATCCAGAAAAAATCCGTGATGTTATCGGTAAAGGCGGCGCTACTATTCGTGCACTGACTGAAGAAACCGGTACCACCATTGAGCTGGAAGACGACGGTACTGTGAAGATCGCTTCAAGCAATGGCGAAGCCACCAAAGAAGCTATCCGCCGCATCGAAGAGATCACTGCTGAAGTTGAAGTGGGTCGTGTTTACAAAGGTAAGGTTATCCGTATCGTTGATTTCGGTGCGTTCGTTAACATTCTTCCGGGTAAAGATGGTCTGGTACACATCTCGCAAATCTCTGATGAGCGTGTAGCTAACGTGTCTGATCACTTAGAACTGAACCAAGAAGTTGAAGTGAAAGTGATGGAAGTTGACCGTCAAGGCCGTGTACGTCTGTCGATCAAAGAAGCTAAGCCAGCTGGCGCTGCTGAATAA
- the nlpI gene encoding lipoprotein NlpI has protein sequence MSGKVRAVLMALIAGSGLLLGGCATTAKNEVQGQLLVAPVLNDYKLEMTLAKLNEILVSAKLTDEQRARFIYERGVIYDRLGLRLNARIQFHQALSIKPDLADAYNFMGIYLTQEGNYESAYEAFDSVLELIPDYDYAYLNRGIALYYAGMPELATRDMTTFYQQDPQDGYRVLWLYLAQTEVDAAKAKLALQKNRTGLAGDVWATVIVDYLLGRHSDAELLALAKQKLTQPREYIERLCEAYFYMAKAAIAQQKNDKAAQYLRLTLATNIFDFVEYRYARVELSRLLKTDQDAEFETQPAKQ, from the coding sequence ATGAGCGGGAAAGTGCGTGCCGTATTGATGGCACTGATCGCTGGGTCTGGGCTGTTATTGGGCGGTTGTGCCACCACAGCCAAGAATGAGGTGCAAGGACAACTGCTGGTCGCGCCTGTCTTAAATGACTACAAACTAGAAATGACCTTGGCCAAGCTCAATGAAATTCTTGTCTCCGCTAAGTTAACCGACGAGCAACGCGCACGGTTTATCTATGAGCGCGGCGTGATATATGACCGTCTTGGTTTGCGACTCAATGCTCGTATTCAATTTCATCAAGCTCTGTCGATCAAGCCTGATCTCGCCGATGCCTACAATTTCATGGGGATCTATTTAACCCAAGAAGGCAATTACGAAAGTGCTTACGAGGCATTTGACTCAGTGCTAGAGCTGATCCCCGATTATGACTACGCCTATCTCAACCGTGGCATAGCGCTGTATTACGCCGGAATGCCCGAATTGGCCACGCGTGATATGACCACGTTTTATCAGCAAGATCCGCAAGATGGTTATCGCGTTTTATGGCTCTACCTCGCTCAAACCGAAGTCGATGCGGCGAAAGCTAAGTTAGCGCTGCAAAAAAATCGTACTGGATTGGCGGGGGATGTGTGGGCGACCGTAATTGTAGATTATCTGTTGGGACGCCATTCCGATGCGGAGTTGTTGGCGCTGGCAAAGCAAAAACTGACACAGCCGCGAGAATATATTGAGCGTTTGTGCGAAGCCTATTTCTATATGGCCAAGGCGGCGATTGCTCAGCAGAAAAACGACAAAGCGGCGCAGTATTTACGTTTGACCCTCGCGACCAACATCTTTGATTTTGTGGAATATCGCTATGCTCGCGTCGAACTGAGTCGATTGCTGAAAACTGATCAGGACGCTGAATTTGAAACACAACCCGCCAAGCAGTAA
- a CDS encoding YqiA/YcfP family alpha/beta fold hydrolase produces the protein MKIFYLHGLGSSGQASTATGLAQAGFEVIAPDYQPELFNLSLATQWPLVERCQPSAIVGTSMGAYYALKLAERFEIPVVAVNACYEPGRLLAKYLNEPAMNFQTQAPIPFTAQMLAQFQPLNPSRILKPKILIGDADEVIPADYQQTFCRAKGWQWQSVDWGHRVGDCALLAQIIHAHVATYG, from the coding sequence ATGAAAATTTTCTATCTCCACGGACTTGGCTCTAGCGGCCAAGCCTCCACCGCCACCGGGCTCGCCCAAGCTGGCTTTGAAGTGATTGCGCCAGATTATCAGCCAGAGTTATTCAATCTGAGTTTGGCAACGCAGTGGCCGTTAGTGGAACGCTGTCAGCCATCCGCCATTGTGGGCACGTCAATGGGCGCTTACTACGCGCTGAAACTGGCCGAGCGTTTTGAAATCCCGGTGGTGGCCGTTAATGCCTGCTATGAGCCCGGCAGATTATTGGCAAAATACCTCAATGAACCGGCAATGAACTTTCAAACCCAAGCGCCTATTCCGTTCACTGCGCAGATGTTAGCTCAGTTCCAGCCGCTAAATCCAAGTCGAATCCTCAAGCCAAAAATTCTGATTGGTGATGCCGATGAGGTTATACCCGCAGACTATCAGCAAACCTTCTGCCGCGCTAAGGGCTGGCAGTGGCAAAGCGTAGATTGGGGCCATCGAGTTGGCGATTGTGCATTACTGGCGCAGATTATTCACGCACATGTCGCCACGTATGGCTAA
- a CDS encoding DUF5363 family protein, with product MNHLVGFIKRAWQGYTGWCDKMGLTEENRRCCMPRLYDPPLDKAANNPTTDTQAKEPQQ from the coding sequence ATGAATCATTTAGTTGGCTTTATCAAACGCGCATGGCAAGGCTACACCGGTTGGTGTGACAAGATGGGACTGACCGAAGAAAACCGTCGTTGCTGCATGCCGCGCCTATATGATCCCCCATTGGACAAAGCCGCAAATAATCCTACGACAGACACTCAGGCCAAAGAGCCGCAGCAGTGA
- the prfC gene encoding peptide chain release factor 3, translated as MSNSAIATEIGKRRTFAIISHPDAGKTTITEKVLLHGHMIQQAGTVKGRGSSHHAKSDWMEMEKERGISVTTSVMQFPYNDCLVNLLDTPGHEDFSEDTYRTLTAVDSCLMVIDAAKGVEDRTRKLMEVTRLRDTPIVTFMNKLDRDIRDPMELLDEVEGELNMMCAPISWPIGCGKSFKGVYHLHRDETILYQTGHGHIIQEVRIIKGLNNPELDVAVGSDLAAQLRDELELVQGASNEFDLELFLNGELTPVFFGTALGNFGVDHMLDGLTAWAPAPQPREAETRTIEATDEKFSGFVFKIQANMDPKHRDRIAFMRVVSGKYTQGMKMKHVRIGKTVSISDAVTFMAGDRERAEEAYAGDIIGLHNHGTIQIGDTFTQNEDIKFTGIPNFAPEMFRRIRLKDPLKQKQLLKGLVQLSEEGAVQVFRPLESNDLIVGAVGVLQFEVVVARLKSEYNVEAIYEAINVATARWVYCKDAKKMDEFQRKCSTNLALDGGDNLTYIAPTMVNLSLSMERYPDIEFAKTREH; from the coding sequence ATGTCGAACTCAGCCATCGCCACAGAAATCGGTAAACGCCGAACTTTCGCTATTATCTCGCACCCCGACGCCGGTAAAACCACCATTACCGAAAAAGTACTGCTGCACGGACACATGATCCAACAAGCTGGTACGGTGAAAGGACGCGGCTCTAGTCATCACGCCAAGTCTGACTGGATGGAGATGGAAAAAGAGCGTGGTATTTCGGTCACTACCTCAGTGATGCAGTTCCCGTATAACGACTGTTTGGTCAACCTGCTGGATACCCCAGGCCACGAAGACTTCTCGGAAGATACCTATCGTACCCTGACCGCAGTAGATTCCTGTTTGATGGTGATCGACGCCGCTAAAGGTGTGGAAGACCGTACGCGCAAATTGATGGAAGTGACCCGTCTGCGTGACACCCCAATCGTCACCTTCATGAACAAATTGGACCGTGATATTCGCGATCCAATGGAGCTGCTCGATGAAGTGGAAGGCGAGCTCAACATGATGTGCGCGCCAATCAGCTGGCCGATTGGTTGTGGTAAATCGTTCAAGGGCGTGTATCACTTGCACCGTGATGAGACCATTTTGTATCAAACTGGTCACGGCCATATCATTCAAGAAGTCCGCATTATCAAAGGCTTGAATAACCCAGAACTGGATGTGGCGGTGGGCAGCGATCTGGCAGCGCAATTGCGTGATGAGCTGGAGTTGGTGCAAGGTGCTTCCAACGAATTCGATTTAGAGCTGTTTTTAAATGGTGAATTGACGCCGGTATTCTTCGGTACTGCATTGGGTAACTTTGGTGTTGACCATATGCTGGATGGTTTGACCGCTTGGGCGCCTGCACCGCAACCACGTGAAGCTGAAACTCGCACCATTGAAGCAACCGATGAAAAGTTCAGTGGTTTTGTGTTTAAAATCCAAGCCAACATGGATCCTAAACACCGTGACCGTATCGCCTTTATGCGGGTGGTTTCGGGTAAATACACCCAAGGCATGAAGATGAAGCACGTACGTATTGGTAAAACCGTCAGTATTTCTGATGCGGTTACCTTTATGGCCGGCGACCGTGAACGTGCTGAGGAAGCCTATGCCGGCGATATCATCGGCTTGCACAACCACGGCACTATCCAAATTGGTGATACCTTCACGCAGAACGAAGATATCAAATTCACCGGTATTCCTAACTTTGCGCCAGAGATGTTCCGTCGTATTCGTTTGAAAGACCCGTTGAAACAAAAGCAGTTGCTCAAAGGTTTGGTGCAGTTATCAGAAGAAGGCGCGGTACAGGTGTTCCGCCCGCTGGAAAGCAACGACTTGATCGTTGGCGCTGTGGGTGTGCTGCAGTTTGAAGTGGTGGTGGCTCGTCTTAAATCTGAATACAACGTTGAAGCTATCTACGAAGCGATTAACGTGGCAACTGCGCGCTGGGTATACTGCAAAGATGCCAAGAAAATGGACGAATTCCAACGTAAATGCTCAACCAACTTGGCGCTCGATGGCGGTGACAACCTGACCTATATCGCACCAACAATGGTTAACCTTAGCTTATCGATGGAGCGTTACCCTGATATTGAGTTCGCCAAGACCCGCGAACATTAA
- a CDS encoding phosphopentomutase has translation MKRCIILMLDSFGIGASADAAKFGDEGADTFGHIAAECAAGRGDNAERCGALKLPNLAKLGLAHAAKESTGEFPAGFADNIEVIGAYGHAAELSSGKDTPSGHWEMAGVPVLYDWGYFAEKINSFPKELTDEILRRAELPGFLGNCHASGTVILDELGEQHMQTGWPIFYTSADSVFQIACHEDTFGLEKLYRLCEIAREVLAPYNIGRVIARPFVGSGKGQFERTGNRHDYAVEPPAKTVLDKLKAAGGNVISIGKIADIYANCGITAKVNATGLAELFDATLAQVSQAQANSIIFTNFVDFDSQFGHRRDVAGYAAALEYFDCRLPELLAQLQPDDLLILTADHGCDPTWVGTDHTREHVPVLAYGAGLTAGSLGLRNTFADIGQSVAAYFNLEQMDYGSSFLTR, from the coding sequence ATGAAGCGTTGTATTATTCTTATGCTGGATTCTTTCGGGATTGGTGCCAGCGCCGATGCGGCTAAGTTTGGCGATGAAGGCGCTGATACCTTTGGTCATATCGCCGCCGAATGTGCGGCAGGCCGAGGTGATAACGCCGAGCGCTGTGGCGCGCTCAAGCTGCCTAATCTTGCCAAGCTCGGTTTGGCACACGCTGCTAAAGAAAGCACCGGTGAATTCCCAGCAGGTTTTGCGGATAACATTGAGGTTATCGGCGCCTATGGTCATGCCGCTGAACTGAGTTCAGGCAAAGACACGCCAAGCGGTCACTGGGAGATGGCGGGTGTGCCAGTGTTGTATGACTGGGGTTATTTCGCCGAGAAAATTAATTCATTCCCCAAAGAGTTAACCGATGAAATTCTGCGCCGCGCAGAGTTACCCGGTTTTTTAGGTAACTGCCATGCGTCGGGCACGGTGATTTTGGATGAGCTCGGTGAGCAGCATATGCAAACAGGCTGGCCTATCTTTTACACCTCGGCCGATTCGGTGTTCCAAATCGCTTGTCATGAGGACACCTTTGGCCTTGAAAAGCTTTATCGCCTGTGCGAAATCGCTCGCGAAGTGTTAGCGCCTTATAACATTGGTCGGGTGATTGCGCGGCCGTTTGTGGGCAGTGGTAAAGGCCAATTTGAACGCACCGGTAATCGTCATGACTATGCGGTCGAGCCGCCAGCCAAAACCGTGCTGGATAAACTCAAAGCCGCAGGCGGCAATGTTATCAGTATCGGTAAAATTGCCGATATTTATGCAAACTGTGGCATCACCGCTAAAGTTAACGCAACAGGACTGGCTGAGTTATTTGACGCGACATTAGCCCAAGTCAGTCAGGCGCAAGCTAACAGTATTATCTTTACCAACTTTGTCGATTTTGATTCGCAGTTTGGCCATCGACGCGATGTTGCTGGCTATGCAGCAGCATTAGAATATTTTGACTGCCGTTTGCCTGAGTTACTTGCTCAATTGCAGCCGGACGATTTACTGATTTTAACCGCCGATCATGGCTGTGATCCCACTTGGGTTGGCACAGATCATACTCGCGAACACGTACCAGTGTTAGCGTATGGCGCAGGTTTAACCGCAGGCTCTTTGGGGCTGCGTAATACATTTGCTGATATCGGCCAATCGGTAGCAGCGTATTTCAACTTGGAGCAAATGGACTATGGCTCCTCCTTTTTAACGCGCTGA
- the deoC gene encoding deoxyribose-phosphate aldolase: MMDLQHAAKLAISLMDLTTLNDDDTDQRVIDLCHKAKTPAGNTAAVCVYPRFVPIARKTLAAIGAGSVRIATVTNFPHGNDDVELAVLETRAAVAYGADEVDVVFPYKAFMAGNETIGFELVKACKAACGDSALLKVIIESGELKDPALIRKASEIAIDAGADFIKTSTGKVPVNATIEAAEIMLTVISEKNRNVGFKPAGGVRDAAQAAEFLGAANRILGDDWVDARHFRFGASSLLNNLLHTLELSAAPAESKGY; encoded by the coding sequence ATGATGGATTTGCAACACGCCGCCAAACTGGCGATCAGCTTAATGGATTTAACCACGCTTAATGATGACGATACCGATCAGCGAGTGATCGACTTATGTCATAAAGCGAAAACCCCTGCGGGTAATACCGCCGCGGTTTGCGTGTATCCTCGTTTTGTGCCAATTGCTCGCAAAACCTTGGCTGCGATTGGCGCCGGCAGCGTGCGTATTGCGACCGTCACTAACTTTCCACATGGCAATGACGATGTTGAACTTGCGGTATTGGAAACACGTGCCGCCGTCGCCTATGGCGCTGATGAAGTCGATGTAGTGTTCCCCTACAAAGCGTTTATGGCTGGCAATGAAACCATCGGTTTTGAGCTGGTGAAGGCTTGTAAAGCCGCTTGTGGCGACAGCGCACTGCTGAAAGTCATTATCGAGTCTGGCGAGCTGAAAGACCCTGCGCTTATCCGTAAAGCGTCTGAAATAGCCATTGACGCTGGTGCGGACTTTATCAAAACCTCTACCGGTAAGGTGCCTGTAAACGCCACCATTGAAGCGGCAGAAATCATGCTGACGGTGATCAGCGAGAAAAACCGCAACGTGGGCTTTAAGCCAGCCGGTGGCGTGCGTGATGCAGCACAAGCGGCGGAATTCTTAGGTGCAGCAAACCGCATCTTGGGTGACGACTGGGTTGATGCGCGTCATTTCCGCTTCGGTGCTTCAAGTTTGCTGAACAACTTGCTGCACACGCTGGAACTGTCAGCAGCGCCTGCTGAAAGCAAAGGCTACTAA
- a CDS encoding NupC/NupG family nucleoside CNT transporter, producing MGIEFLFGGLAQFKLGFIFVIHVLPVIVFFSSLIAVLYYLGIMQWVIRIIGGALQKALGTSRTESMSATANIFVGQTEAPMVVRPFIPTMTESELFAIMVGGMASIAGSVMAGYAQMGVPMEYLVAASFMAAPGGLLMAKIFHPETDSTKDDVEELQDDPDKPANVLDAAASGASSGMQLALNVGAMLLAFIALIALINSIIGSIGGLFGYGDAALQQAFMALQSASAVSPELTSAFNGSVAELAKQAHVSVANLAIVDIDRQLVAAQIGQLSAQPQLADAANAVVLAANDQISLELILGYIFMPLAWLIGVPWNEAMLAGSFIGQKIIVNEFVAYSNFAPYLKDVLDGGKLVAETGLVMTDKTKAIISFALCGFANLSSIAILLGGLGAMAPNRRHDLARLGMRAVIAGSLANLMSATIAGLFVSIA from the coding sequence GTGGGCATCGAGTTCCTGTTTGGCGGTTTAGCGCAGTTCAAGCTGGGCTTTATCTTCGTTATCCACGTGTTGCCCGTCATAGTGTTTTTCTCTTCGCTGATCGCGGTGCTGTATTACCTCGGCATTATGCAGTGGGTGATCCGTATTATTGGTGGCGCACTGCAGAAAGCCTTGGGCACTAGCCGCACCGAGTCAATGTCAGCCACCGCCAATATCTTTGTGGGTCAAACCGAAGCGCCGATGGTAGTGCGTCCGTTTATCCCTACCATGACTGAATCTGAACTGTTTGCCATTATGGTGGGCGGCATGGCGTCGATTGCTGGTTCGGTAATGGCCGGTTATGCGCAGATGGGCGTACCGATGGAATACTTGGTGGCGGCCTCATTTATGGCGGCACCCGGTGGCTTGTTGATGGCTAAAATTTTCCATCCAGAAACCGACAGCACCAAAGATGATGTGGAAGAGCTGCAAGATGATCCCGACAAGCCGGCTAACGTACTCGATGCGGCGGCTTCAGGCGCGTCATCTGGCATGCAGTTAGCGTTGAACGTTGGCGCTATGTTGCTGGCATTTATCGCTTTGATTGCGTTAATCAATTCCATTATCGGCAGTATTGGTGGCCTGTTTGGTTATGGCGATGCCGCGTTGCAACAAGCGTTTATGGCATTGCAAAGTGCGTCGGCAGTATCACCAGAACTGACCTCTGCCTTTAACGGTAGCGTGGCTGAATTGGCCAAGCAGGCGCATGTCAGTGTCGCGAATCTGGCGATTGTGGATATCGATCGGCAATTGGTTGCTGCCCAAATTGGGCAATTGAGTGCTCAACCGCAACTCGCAGATGCAGCTAATGCGGTGGTGCTTGCTGCTAATGACCAAATCTCACTTGAGCTTATTCTTGGCTATATCTTTATGCCGCTGGCATGGTTGATTGGCGTACCGTGGAATGAAGCGATGTTAGCCGGTTCGTTTATCGGCCAGAAAATCATTGTGAACGAGTTTGTTGCTTACTCTAACTTTGCCCCCTATCTGAAGGACGTGCTTGATGGTGGCAAGCTGGTGGCGGAAACCGGTCTGGTGATGACAGATAAAACCAAAGCGATCATTTCGTTTGCGCTGTGTGGTTTTGCGAACTTGTCCTCTATTGCGATTTTGCTCGGTGGTTTGGGCGCGATGGCACCGAATCGCCGTCATGATTTAGCCCGTCTGGGGATGCGTGCCGTGATTGCTGGTTCATTGGCGAACCTGATGAGTGCCACGATTGCCGGCTTGTTTGTCTCAATCGCCTAA